aaattatgaccTTGTAGTGTTGCAAACGTACAAAAGAGTGAGAGAAGCATGTgtttttgacatattaaaaaTCTAAGAAATGTCAGTTAGGAGGgattttaagagaaaaatattctttttcataaatattagcGGAAAAGTACAGTGAGGTACTTTGActgtttaaaaatagttttccaTTTCTaactaaaaacttaaaaatcttcaatttttatagatttgcaaaaaaattacaggAGCATTTTTGTTCTTTGGAAATGGACTAGagttctaattttaaaaaaatagaccatTCTGACAACGTACTAACTTAGTAGGTCTTATAAGGCAAAGTGAAACAACAAGTTTCCAATTTATCAGTTATTTAAAGGTATCATACATCCCTAATTTACAtttgataaagtaaaaaaaaggaaaataatgcaCATCCAACCCTCACTTTGTTGACTTCTCTATTTCCTCTTCTTTAAAAGGTGAAAAAGGATTTGTACAAATACTTTCTTTTAGAACAAATATTAGATAAAAGGCTAAAGTACTTTTTGAAGCATTTATCCTTTACATGGATGACAATCAAAAATGCTTCAAAATAAACCTACGACTATAATTCAAgaagaattacttttttttttttgtgccatcATCTGTATGGGGGTGCCTATATTAAAAGGGCATCATGTAAGAGGAGGTTATTcaatacccaaaacacaaaaattgtttttgatgcTCAAGGAGACCAGATAGtgatttgagttataaatcaaaaagtgactggcttCTCAAAAAAACAAGTTTAGGAAGAAAGATgtttactaatttattattttcaatttaccccacctttcattatataatttttgcaatattttgcaaaaatgcgCCAGTTACTGAGGATTCTTTTTCGAGTATAACTCTtcacaatgccaataaatgctattaactacctttcttttcttttttgcaagaatagtgcaaaacaattttttgctattttcatcacgaatttcgatttggtaatttttttacaaaataaaagatgacttctcatctagacaaatttCTTCATGCATATTTAtgttggtattttatttgaagtttgcaaataacatattatatttttttaaattcgtattaatacatttcatataatatacaggtgCTATATTACGCTAATGCTCACCAGCACTAAAGAGGTCTAAATGTTAGGAAGAAATAGTATAGACAATGTGATTTCCTGGTCTCTCCTTGTACCCTTGTAAAGCAGGGTAACTTTTTGCTAGTATGGTCATATAAAGTAGTGTTGGGCTTCAATCTGGAAATCTTAGAACGGTCTGAGAGTGTTCTGTTGTACCGAAataatttgggtttttttaattgattagcCCAAATCGGTCTTACATATCACTTATGcccaaattcaaaaaaactggACCGTGTATTAACACTATACAAAGacttttgaaatgtattttaatcgaaattatttcatgaatttgttatttattgctTCCACCAAGATAGTATCGATTTGCCTCGATTAGTTCTTTCGTTTGCTTGTAAGCAGTATTACGGAAAAGTTAGGGATtgattttggtaaaactttgtaggaaggaaatatatatattaacaataagagaccattaaattttgagaggtcaaagttacactaaatgttaaaaatacattatcgaTCATAACTTCTGAACAAATTGGGAAACATAAgtcaaattaatgttattttttagggaaaaagaTGTAGAGTGAAGGTTTGTAAAGGTTATTTCTGAAATACAACCATTTTATAATACTACTAACAGGTTTACAAGCCATTACTCTGATTACTTTGCTATGTACTGtcttcctctttttcttttttttttaaatgagcagATTATTGCTACACAGCTGTTTGTTTCAATAGGACACGATATGTTTATCTAATTATCTGACTTTGCTACTCGTTACTTGAtccataacaaaattaattataaaaatatagctatttCATAACATCTTTAGTAGCTATATATTGGgatttattgagaaaaatagtAGATAATGCACATCCAACCCTCACTTTGTTGACTTCTCTATTTCCTCTTCTTTATAAGGTGAAAAAGGATTTGtacaaatactttctttttgaacaaatattagaTAAAAGGCTAAAGTACTTTTTGAAGCATTTATCTTTTACATGGATGACAATCAAAAATGCTTCAAAATAAACCTACGACTATAATTCAAgaagaattacttttttttttttgtgccatcATCTGTATGGGGGTGCCTGTATTAAAAGTGCAGAGTTTATCAGAGTTTTTCTaaggcatcaagtagtattcagcTGAGGTGTTAAgtcaacttttgtttttaaatccaatTCATGAAGTGTCTTCAACATTTGGGTGGAAACTGCTCcattatgtttaataaatatataacataatttgtaACTTTGtacaccaatatttttttattataaaaggacCATGCAAATGGAAGGAggattgaccttttttattaaaaatagaaatacaaatttttttctataaaaaaacgtcaaaacatgaaaaaaatgaaggttaGGCCCCgcagattatttaaaaaagtaaaaatattcgAAAAGAAAATACCTgtacaaatttatctttttcccAAGCTTCGCTCGCGTTAAACCCCCTACTCTAGACCCCCAACATGGCCTCACTTGGTTTACGATGCAATTGCTCACAAAAgtgaaaacattttataaaattagaattttttcgtttttatacgATACTAGCAGTAGTACTGGGCATTGCCCTGAGCTATAAAgcgtcgacgaacagacaaactaTATGCATTGAGTCATATAGTTTATGACTCCCCAAAAAATCTTTAGTGTTATtctacgtttttcatgagcagacTCACACATACATGGTTACTCAGAACTTCTTTTCCTCAAGAATGTAAgaatattgataacagcttGATAAAGTAAACAACTTTGTAGAGGTTGTAAgcaatcaaaaagaaaaactcatTTGCTAAAaagtgcttaggatttacaactaaATGACTTAAGAGAAAACCTAGAGGTACAAACTTCGCTTAATTTAAATAGATTGTCTCCAATGTGTAGTATTCCCATACCCTTTCATTATTTACATTTCATAGTCTAACAAAAGACTGCAGGATTTTTGTTATAGACAAAAATTGAATGaacacaataaattataattaatgaggTTGTCCTcatttgaatgaataataattatacggCAACATTAATTAGTAGCATGTATACAAAAAAGATATGCAAATAAATTGTACAACAGTAAATCAATTACTCGGTATCCAAGTACTCAATCTTTCTTACACACTaaattaagaacatttttttgttcctttttttacaCGTACCCACTAACAAAAgcaatatcataaattataattaatggttCATTAATATACGATTAtttaaagaaggagaaaaattaatctgtacatttttatgttcatGCCCTGACATAGTAATCCTCATGGTtatttctcaaccttttttaaaCCCCCAAAATCCCTTGGTAATGATGGTACAAAATTATAACTTGTCCACACGTGAACAAAATGTCATTTGAGTTCAGCCAATCAACGTTGTTCAGAGCATTTATACGGAGcaagtgaaataaaaaatttaagaaaaaaacaacttatttttctattatttattactattaaatgaagaatagtccCATAGTTATGAAAAATTGACTAACAGCCTGTTCATTTCAAGTGTTtctttcaccttttttttttgagaaggaaaggttgagagatacaaagaATATTACCATAggatttatagtttaaattgttaaaagtaACAAACTTCACATCAATCgcatttataatactttatagatatttttttgttatttgcagAAGCACATGCGGTTCATATTCCGTAGTTTACCCATCCGTTATATAAGAATAATCTTTTCCAAAGAATTGTGAATTACTAAACATGTGTTCTTTCGAACTATTCAAAAGACATCAGATGTATGTGATGCGATGTCATTATTTTGACGTTCattaaggtctttatttattcatttgaatcattaataactaaatgtaataaataattcgttCATTGTATTTTGCGACCCCAGATTAAGTATTAAGTATTTAACAATCTTTGCTTATCTCATACGATTTCTTATCATATCTGCAAGAAAATTCTTCAGGGAACATTGTTTTATAActatcttcttttaaaaatgcatttttgctaTAAAGTAATGCACAATTCTCAAGCCTCCAAAAATACGAAAAATTCTAATGACTTCTGATTTATTTCAAGATTATCTAAGAATATACTTCTTGATATTTTTCTGAagatgagtaaaaaaattaattaaaacaaaaatgagatGCAttagaaatagtaaaattttattttgaattagtgTAAAATTGGGAAAAATGACTAATTTCAGTGAGAGTAGAAACCAAGGTCTGAGCCTTAAATATATGATAACTCAGAGATATATTTACTCTACTAAtgttatttgaatattcataatagaaaagaatagtttttaaaaaaacaggcAGGCTATTgcttattcataaatatactcTCCATAGATTTTAAACCCACCTATAAAAGATGTGATATCTTCTTTAAATTATTGTCTTCTTGACTGTTGAGCTGATGCTTAGATTATTTTTCACAACTACAGTGTAGAGCAGCAAAAAGTGGTCTCGAAAGATGGAGTTAGAAATCcatcaatcattttatattttctataataggCAAAAAAGTAATGCTAACAAAACATGTAAACAAGATTTTTGcataacttttttcactcaatatggccatcTTCATAATCAATCACAGACTTTATACGTCGCCAGAAAGCCATGCCGGAGTTGATGAGCAACtcatctgacaagttgtcccatgcagcctcaatggaggacttcagtgagtcatatttgggtgtgaggtcatgttggtttccttctccaaagtccagtgggttcaaatctggtgaggaagggggccATGTCTCTTTGGATCAATCagccatgttatctgcacataacttttggcacttggtaGACGTGGGAGAGAGGGTCCCGTCCTGAttccacacgtagttaccctctGAAGTAGTTggtcttcaaccatggcaagatgATGTACCTAAACACCTTATAGTCGATCTCCTGGCCGATTTtttgtccagccttgaaaaaaaacagaagcatcttctttccatcagagaccACGACActgaggaccattgtttgggccaaATATATGGTGTGGTTAACCACTTGgaccttttcttttaaatccgCAAGCTGTGGAACTGATCAACTATGAAAATCTAATTctccaagaaaattttcacaaatgaCCCATTTGCCTTTATCCTTGTGAGGATTTTCATGCACCTCTTGaacctcctggctttcatgcctcTATCAGAAGGTAGCGTGGGGTCTTTGTGAAAGAAATTAATgccaaattgtaatttatagccctcctgatggtccaaGGAGTCACAGAGAATTCGTTGGCGAGGTGATTCCTCGACTTAGAGGGATCCTGCTTTATAATTCTTCTCCCGACTTAACAAGAACCgtgtatccctctttaaatgaTGCCCTCCACTTCTTGACATCGTtaagaggtcttctccatttttttttttttatcttggccAATTTCAAATTCAGGTTCCTAGACACTTAACAATTTCTTTAATCTTCATCACATAAGCTcaagcatctaggagatctgagatgtactgtttttttgcttgttgttagctcatgatgatgaaatgaccaaatgattagtatagtttgtttttgtaaaaagaacaGTGGAAACagagtatcaaaaaataatcactaaaccttttcatactGATGAGAaagtaaacattaattaacagtccgcGTTTTACTGCCCTaccctttatataaatatactagcAGAGGGTACCCCGTTgcagaggggaatagaaacaaagaatgaaggtagaaaaaaaagacagagaGGAGAGAAGATTAATAAGTGTTTCTatcttactttatttttcaatataaatctttaaaaagtgataaaataaGTTGTTATTCTTTTATCGAACTGATAGTTTTTCACTGATGTATTTGACATATATAGTAAGCGTTAGAGACATCATGTCAGCTGATATACTGTATACTGTGCAATTGTACTTATGTAGCTTTTTTATCCCATAGTAGATCATTTGGGCCTATCGATATATGAACAAAGTTATGCCTCATTCCCTCTAAAATGTGTCATTAAGAAGACATTTATGCACTTTTAACTCAATTACAAGTTTAAAACACATCACTTCTAAACCAATGTGTTATCAAGGACAtgtaaaaatgtacttatatacAGAAAATGGACGTCAGTTGGTacaataaagatataaatatcaatacatATACTATGTGTTCTGATTGAGAATCCTTTGTAGCATCTGTCATATCAAGTTATTTGAAGTGCGTGGCCATGTGGCCCACCAATgatagtgataaaaaaaattggcccTCTTTATCATGGAGGTTGcccatatattatacatatatttttgcgTACAAgcaaattttcatcaaaattatagCATGAAGTTGTtgacaaattgtatttatagatTAGCCGAATACATTTAGCCCAAGAGGgcaaaagtattatatatcctttacagagttgttgttttttttttaatttactatattcctactttattaaatgaaaactaataattagtagatttgtaaaaaatatgacctgccgtATAAAAAGATGGCATGATTGTCATTGTTTGAAAGGAGAGGAGCTTAGTTGTCATAagatttcattagattagcaaAACGTAGatatgagaagaagaaaataaaaacaaaatgagtgGATGAATGATTTGACAAAAGTTTTAAGCGACtctcataatctttttttaatcggATTCACGGAAAAtcctatcatttttttaaagacaagaaaaaataactttatgggGGTGTTTGTTCTCCTGAACCCTTAGATATTATCCATCAATGATTGGAATCGTCGTCCGCGTGAGTGCATTCCTCACTCGTACCGCTGTGATGGAAGACACGACTGTCAAGATGGGAGTGATGAAGTCGAATGTTTTGTACAGCTTCCTCGAAAGAAGGAATTTAAGTGAGTAATAATATTAGGTTAAATCATAGACATTATATATTTGTggcaaaattaattgtaaatataattatatttacaatacgTAAATAGTTCTATTGCCATAACTATGTACTCTCTTTTCCAGGTGTTTTGTGGGCTTTAACCATGATACCGTTGTGGAGGACTGCCTTAAAAGAGGTGTTCCGAAAGAGGATGAATTAGATCCCCGAGAAACAAGCCGTTCTGTATCAGAAATGAAGGAATGGGTTTGTTCCAAAATTGATCGACCGAATGGACAAGTTATTCGGGATTGTATGCAGCTTTATACTGGCGGAGAGGCATTTCGAGTATGTTATACGAATGACGAACATGGATCTACTTGTCTTTGCTCAGCAGAACTTTGTAATGGATCTCGAGGATCGCATTTACAGCTACCAATTCAAATTCTAAATGCTCTTACATTGGTTGTACTATTCATCCTTAGTGACTTTTTTTCTTAGGCATGCATCAGAAAGTGTGTTATTTTTATACccaattcttcaaatatatttcaaatcaatttacatcactTCAGATatggaaaattgtatttttcagtCATATCAAATTATTCAACCTACGAGtacttatattaaatgttttatgaatgtatattgtatatgaatgtatttatggaaaaaaagatttataaagatttttaaataaactcttTCACAAAATGTAAACCTCTGTTACTACACTGGGGTGTTTCTTTACCCCAAAGACTCCGTGCCGAT
The sequence above is drawn from the Lepeophtheirus salmonis chromosome 5, UVic_Lsal_1.4, whole genome shotgun sequence genome and encodes:
- the LOC121118652 gene encoding uncharacterized protein, coding for MKILSINDWNRRPRECIPHSYRCDGRHDCQDGSDEVECFVQLPRKKEFKCFVGFNHDTVVEDCLKRGVPKEDELDPRETSRSVSEMKEWVCSKIDRPNGQVIRDCMQLYTGGEAFRVCYTNDEHGSTCLCSAELCNGSRGSHLQLPIQILNALTLVVLFILSDFFS